The Candidatus Cetobacterium colombiensis genome includes a window with the following:
- a CDS encoding bifunctional metallophosphatase/5'-nucleotidase, which yields MEFNNTNYDLTFIHINDIHGRINGENDGIDISKFFTFLKKLREDKKNGRVFLIDSGDTLHGTSFANLSKGESIVEVFNLLGFDYTTLGNHDFNYGYEHLKKLLVLQNYKTLALNLIDNDNSNLLSYDIIEVNGFNVCFFGIITPETYYKTSFKNIKDLAIINPEEAFIQLSNKLKDKKIDFYVGITHLGLDKSTQEIYKSSNLAEKFPEINILFDGHSHTEIKENYFINKTLISQTGNYNKKVALTQVKLREKKNNHEFFYRLFDKNDFEVYESDFKIQNKIRTIQNSQESITKTIIGKSSIFLAGDRELVRKTETNLTQLITDAILWKTKCDVVLINGGSIRDSIAKGNVTIGDIVNSLPFGNCIVTKKIKGNDLKVALENGLKAYPESLGAMAQVSGMEVFFNPNNPPFKKINNIYINKNPFSLDFDYCVAMTDFMALGGEEYTSLVYGDEINHYSTVEDIVIEYIKKFGINTTNHIVPRLIAKAN from the coding sequence ATGGAATTTAATAATACTAATTATGACTTAACTTTTATTCATATTAATGATATTCATGGAAGGATAAATGGAGAGAACGATGGAATTGATATTTCAAAATTTTTTACTTTTTTAAAAAAATTACGAGAAGATAAAAAAAATGGGAGGGTTTTTTTAATTGATTCAGGAGATACTCTTCATGGAACATCTTTTGCAAATCTTTCTAAAGGTGAATCTATTGTTGAAGTTTTTAATTTATTGGGCTTTGATTACACTACTTTGGGAAATCATGATTTTAATTACGGTTATGAACACTTAAAAAAACTTCTTGTGTTGCAAAACTATAAAACACTAGCATTAAATTTAATTGATAATGATAATTCTAATTTACTATCTTATGATATTATTGAAGTTAATGGTTTTAATGTTTGTTTTTTTGGTATAATAACACCCGAAACTTATTATAAAACAAGTTTTAAAAATATAAAAGATTTAGCAATTATCAATCCGGAAGAAGCGTTCATTCAACTTTCTAATAAATTAAAAGATAAAAAGATTGATTTTTATGTGGGAATTACTCATTTAGGATTGGATAAAAGTACTCAAGAAATTTATAAAAGTTCAAATTTAGCTGAAAAATTTCCAGAAATAAATATTCTTTTTGATGGACATAGTCATACTGAAATTAAAGAAAATTATTTTATTAATAAAACTTTAATTAGTCAAACTGGAAATTATAATAAAAAAGTTGCCTTAACTCAAGTTAAATTAAGAGAAAAAAAAAATAATCACGAATTTTTTTATAGATTATTTGATAAAAATGATTTTGAAGTTTATGAAAGTGATTTTAAAATTCAAAATAAAATTAGAACTATTCAAAATTCTCAAGAGTCAATTACTAAAACAATTATAGGGAAAAGCTCAATATTTTTAGCTGGAGATAGAGAATTAGTTAGAAAAACTGAAACAAACTTAACTCAACTTATAACTGATGCAATTCTTTGGAAAACAAAGTGTGACGTAGTTTTAATAAATGGAGGAAGCATTAGAGATTCTATTGCTAAAGGAAATGTTACTATTGGGGATATTGTGAATTCTCTTCCTTTTGGAAATTGTATAGTTACTAAAAAAATAAAAGGTAATGATTTAAAGGTAGCCCTTGAAAATGGATTAAAGGCATATCCAGAATCTTTAGGTGCAATGGCGCAAGTTTCAGGAATGGAAGTTTTTTTTAATCCAAATAATCCACCATTTAAAAAAATCAATAATATTTATATAAATAAAAATCCATTTTCTTTAGATTTTGATTACTGTGTAGCTATGACTGATTTTATGGCTTTAGGTGGTGAAGAATATACATCTCTTGTATATGGTGATGAAATAAATCACTATTCAACAGTTGAAGATATAGTTATAGAATATATAAAAAAATTTGGTATTAATACTACTAATCATATTGTTCCAAGATTAATAGCAAAAGCAAATTAA
- a CDS encoding response regulator transcription factor yields MKKILIIEDEINLANSIQLFLKSEKFEIILIHDGKEAIDKFYEETPALVLLDINLPNISGWDICNEIRLNSDIPVIMMTARDNEYDELKGLELGADDYIAKPVNLKILLARIKRILKIDNKSIYFYNGLGFDSRTLELTINGNKIELSPKESQILEYFIRNKGFVLSREKLINEIWGFDYEGDDRAVDTIIKRLRKKLGIFSERIKTLRGMGYSYDEDKI; encoded by the coding sequence TTGAAAAAGATTTTAATTATAGAAGATGAAATAAATTTAGCTAATTCGATACAACTTTTTTTAAAAAGTGAAAAATTTGAAATAATTTTAATACACGATGGAAAAGAAGCAATTGATAAGTTTTATGAAGAAACACCAGCACTAGTTCTTTTAGATATAAATCTTCCCAACATAAGTGGTTGGGATATTTGTAATGAAATTAGGTTAAATAGTGATATTCCTGTTATTATGATGACAGCTAGAGATAATGAATACGATGAATTAAAAGGTCTTGAATTAGGAGCTGATGATTACATTGCAAAACCAGTTAATTTAAAAATACTTTTGGCAAGAATAAAAAGAATTCTAAAAATTGATAATAAAAGCATTTATTTTTATAATGGATTAGGATTTGACAGTAGAACCTTAGAATTAACAATAAATGGAAATAAAATAGAGTTATCTCCCAAAGAAAGTCAAATATTAGAATATTTTATTAGAAATAAAGGATTTGTTTTAAGTCGAGAAAAACTTATAAATGAAATATGGGGATTTGATTATGAAGGTGACGATAGAGCTGTCGATACAATAATAAAAAGACTAAGAAAAAAACTTGGAATTTTTAGCGAAAGAATAAAGACTCTACGTGGGATGGGATATTCATATGATGAAGATAAAATTTAA
- a CDS encoding CAP domain-containing protein translates to MKKILGIMVFLLTTFTFAINEDQKVILDLVNRERIIRGLKPMKLNSKLNKLAKIKSDDMHKNNYFSHNSPIYGSPFDLMKRHNVNYMTAGENIAKGQNTPEFVMKSWMNSSGHRKNILNPRFKEMGVSRDKYGNNIWTQMFIGS, encoded by the coding sequence TTGAAAAAAATACTTGGAATAATGGTTTTTCTTTTAACAACTTTTACATTTGCAATCAATGAGGATCAAAAGGTTATTTTGGATTTAGTAAACAGAGAAAGAATTATCAGAGGTTTAAAACCAATGAAATTAAACTCTAAGCTAAATAAATTAGCTAAAATAAAATCAGATGATATGCATAAAAATAATTATTTTAGTCATAATTCACCAATTTATGGATCACCATTTGATTTGATGAAAAGGCATAATGTAAATTATATGACAGCTGGAGAAAATATAGCAAAAGGACAAAATACACCTGAGTTTGTTATGAAATCATGGATGAATTCTTCAGGCCATAGAAAAAATATTTTAAACCCTAGATTTAAAGAGATGGGAGTTTCTCGAGATAAATATGGAAATAATATTTGGACACAGATGTTCATAGGTAGTTAA
- the frc gene encoding formyl-CoA transferase, with protein MKTAPLEGIKVIDWTQVQSGPSCTQLLAWLGADVIKIERPGTGDPTRTQMLDIPDLDGLYFLQLNSNKRSIELDAKTPEGKEILKKLLQDADIFVENLHPGAADKLGFSWEEVHKLNPRLIYGTIKGFNPESPYANVKAFEPVAQCAGGAAATTGWWEGEHNIPTQSGAALGDSNTGMHLVIGLLAALMQREKTGEGCFVYQSMQEAVLNLCRVKLRDQLILEHTGEIKHFPGYPEYKVGDTVPRYGNAEGGQVLGWCYKCKGWETDSNAYVYIVLQNEDKAFDKACEGMGITKWINDPKFNTPAARNLVKQEIYAEIEKYTITKDKYEVVSELSKFGVPCGPVLSIAEIEKDESLHKCGTLVKVPQPKRGEYLTIGCPQKFSNFTPEIKSAPLLGEHTDEILKEIGYSDDEIKEFREKHVVCK; from the coding sequence ATGAAAACAGCACCATTAGAAGGAATTAAAGTTATTGACTGGACACAGGTACAATCTGGACCTTCTTGTACACAATTATTAGCTTGGCTTGGAGCAGATGTTATTAAAATTGAACGTCCAGGAACTGGTGATCCAACAAGAACACAAATGTTAGATATTCCAGATTTAGATGGATTGTATTTTCTACAACTAAATAGTAATAAAAGATCTATAGAGCTCGATGCAAAAACACCCGAAGGAAAAGAAATTTTAAAAAAACTTTTACAAGATGCAGATATATTTGTTGAAAATCTTCATCCTGGCGCTGCTGATAAATTAGGATTTTCTTGGGAAGAAGTTCATAAATTAAATCCTCGTTTAATATATGGTACAATCAAAGGATTTAATCCAGAGTCACCATATGCAAATGTTAAAGCTTTTGAACCCGTTGCTCAATGTGCTGGTGGAGCGGCAGCTACAACAGGTTGGTGGGAAGGAGAACACAATATTCCAACTCAATCTGGTGCAGCTTTAGGAGATAGTAATACTGGAATGCACCTAGTTATTGGTCTTCTTGCAGCTTTAATGCAAAGAGAAAAAACAGGTGAAGGATGTTTTGTATATCAATCTATGCAAGAAGCTGTATTAAATTTATGTAGAGTTAAACTTCGTGATCAATTAATATTAGAACACACTGGAGAAATTAAACACTTCCCAGGATATCCAGAATATAAGGTTGGAGATACTGTTCCACGTTATGGAAATGCAGAAGGTGGACAGGTTCTTGGTTGGTGTTATAAGTGTAAAGGATGGGAAACTGATTCTAATGCTTATGTATATATAGTTCTTCAAAATGAAGATAAAGCTTTTGATAAAGCTTGTGAAGGTATGGGAATAACAAAATGGATAAATGATCCTAAATTTAATACTCCTGCTGCTAGAAATTTAGTAAAACAAGAAATTTATGCCGAAATTGAAAAATATACAATAACAAAAGATAAGTATGAAGTTGTTAGTGAACTAAGTAAATTTGGTGTTCCATGTGGACCAGTTTTAAGCATTGCTGAAATTGAAAAAGATGAATCACTTCATAAATGTGGAACTCTTGTAAAAGTTCCACAACCAAAACGTGGAGAGTATTTAACAATTGGTTGTCCTCAAAAGTTTTCGAACTTTACTCCTGAAATAAAAAGTGCTCCATTATTAGGTGAACATACAGATGAAATATTAAAAGAAATTGGATATTCTGATGATGAAATAAAAGAATTTCGTGAAAAACATGTTGTATGTAAATAA
- a CDS encoding CotH kinase family protein has product MNKINNKSLENFKNLPILKLTGNFIGISAENKVKVNIEFINQTGEKIFEEKIARLNWQGNSSLVFPKKNYSLSLFEKDGVTKYNIKLFQDVPENNKYHLKANYIDPTHARNIVMARILNDLYKNPLPNRSIIDGFPIILYINGRKKGLYTLNLKQSAKLYGLDKKNPNHLMFRAEKNTHDHINTKPCAFRALSTNNTPNHPMVDWRDKLKKNTSSRDRDKLNRLIQWVMDCENNPTKFKKENSQYWNTEYLIDYYIHSYIFGMLDSLARNMNILTYDAKIWYPTFYDMDSSLGLFWNGSIFPTNKKFPDEYQTGDSLLWELVSKAYKEEIKDRYKELRKEKLSGENIKKYLEEFINEIPEEEYIEEQKNFKYTGGIKFIIKNNPIINQILHTIYPKRWYKINPERWGNKNFKLNHIKKWIDERLDFVDSQITF; this is encoded by the coding sequence ATGAATAAAATAAATAATAAAAGTCTAGAAAACTTTAAAAACTTACCTATTTTGAAATTAACAGGAAATTTTATTGGAATATCTGCAGAAAATAAAGTAAAGGTCAATATAGAGTTTATAAATCAAACCGGAGAAAAAATTTTTGAAGAAAAAATAGCCCGTTTAAATTGGCAAGGAAATTCTTCATTAGTTTTTCCTAAAAAAAATTATTCTCTATCTTTATTTGAAAAAGATGGAGTTACAAAATATAATATAAAACTTTTTCAAGATGTTCCTGAAAACAATAAATATCACCTAAAAGCTAATTATATAGATCCTACTCATGCAAGAAATATAGTAATGGCTAGAATTCTAAATGATTTATATAAAAATCCTCTTCCTAATCGATCTATAATAGATGGCTTTCCTATTATACTTTATATTAATGGCAGAAAAAAAGGTCTTTATACCTTAAATTTGAAACAAAGTGCTAAGTTATATGGATTGGATAAAAAAAATCCTAATCATCTTATGTTTAGAGCGGAGAAAAATACTCATGATCATATTAATACTAAGCCATGTGCTTTTAGAGCTCTTTCTACAAATAATACTCCTAATCATCCAATGGTTGATTGGAGAGATAAATTAAAAAAAAATACAAGCTCTAGAGATAGAGATAAATTAAATAGATTAATACAATGGGTTATGGATTGTGAAAATAATCCTACTAAATTTAAAAAAGAAAATTCACAATATTGGAATACGGAATACTTAATCGACTATTATATTCATTCATATATTTTTGGAATGTTAGATTCATTGGCAAGAAATATGAACATACTAACATATGATGCAAAAATTTGGTATCCTACATTTTATGATATGGATAGTTCATTAGGATTATTTTGGAATGGAAGTATCTTTCCTACTAATAAAAAATTTCCAGATGAATATCAAACAGGTGATTCTTTATTATGGGAATTAGTTAGTAAAGCTTATAAAGAAGAAATAAAAGATCGGTATAAAGAACTTAGAAAAGAAAAATTATCTGGAGAAAATATAAAAAAATATTTAGAAGAATTCATAAATGAAATTCCTGAAGAAGAATATATTGAGGAACAAAAAAATTTCAAATATACAGGTGGCATAAAATTTATTATAAAAAATAATCCTATCATAAATCAAATCCTTCATACAATATACCCAAAGCGTTGGTATAAGATAAATCCAGAACGTTGGGGAAATAAAAATTTCAAATTAAACCATATAAAAAAATGGATAGATGAAAGATTAGATTTTGTAGATTCTCAAATAACATTTTAA
- a CDS encoding HAMP domain-containing sensor histidine kinase, which translates to MMKIKFNFFKKLMVYSVFIAFISVAIVQILNLISLDYFYIYRKKLELPLIAKKIEQLTKNENELNSYIDDIKSDGIQINYGNMNMGYKGKNIGKRNNFLNQNNLSLNTVSLIKTKMGGRHLVYYKFINNQPLILTLPLVTLQNYQYEAILIQIISMFIAIFISLILGRYFSKKLTKNLEKLNVAAHKIADLKFVEKLDINTKDEIGELASSIEKMSLELNKAMSSLKSFVGNASHELKTPVATINMISQNLRDNKNLNQNDRKKLYDSLVTESNEMNELIQKLLILSKITYSKNHLNYEEFNLKGIIQKTLYKYELIELEKNIDVEISGDPKLSIKTDYNFFKIVMENLIQNALKYSLENETINIEYNNNSIILKNKTYFNLNGNISELFFPFKRGDSFIKKEIDGSGLGLYIVKNILELLNLKYEINIRDNYFYFMIYLN; encoded by the coding sequence ATGATGAAGATAAAATTTAATTTTTTTAAAAAACTTATGGTCTATTCTGTTTTTATTGCATTTATAAGTGTTGCTATTGTACAAATTTTAAACTTGATATCTTTAGATTATTTTTACATATATCGAAAAAAGCTTGAACTTCCTTTGATTGCTAAAAAAATAGAACAATTAACAAAAAATGAAAATGAGCTAAATAGTTATATAGATGATATTAAATCTGATGGAATTCAAATTAATTATGGAAATATGAATATGGGATATAAAGGAAAAAATATAGGAAAAAGAAATAACTTCCTCAATCAAAATAATTTAAGTTTGAATACTGTTTCTCTTATAAAAACTAAAATGGGAGGACGACATTTAGTTTATTATAAGTTTATTAACAATCAGCCTTTAATTTTAACTTTACCTTTAGTAACGCTACAAAACTACCAATATGAAGCCATTTTAATTCAAATAATTTCTATGTTTATTGCAATTTTCATAAGCTTAATTTTAGGAAGATATTTTTCTAAAAAATTAACTAAAAATTTAGAAAAGTTAAATGTTGCTGCGCATAAAATAGCAGATTTAAAATTTGTAGAAAAATTAGATATAAATACGAAAGATGAAATTGGTGAACTTGCTAGTTCTATTGAAAAAATGTCATTAGAATTAAATAAGGCTATGTCTAGTTTAAAAAGTTTTGTAGGTAACGCTTCTCATGAATTGAAAACACCTGTGGCTACAATAAATATGATTTCACAAAATTTGCGTGACAATAAAAATTTAAATCAAAATGATCGAAAAAAACTTTATGATTCTTTAGTTACAGAAAGTAATGAAATGAATGAGTTAATTCAAAAGTTACTGATTCTTTCAAAGATAACTTATTCAAAAAACCATTTGAATTATGAAGAATTTAATTTAAAAGGAATTATTCAAAAGACTTTATATAAATATGAATTAATAGAGCTTGAAAAAAATATAGATGTTGAAATAAGTGGGGACCCAAAATTAAGTATTAAAACTGATTATAATTTTTTTAAAATAGTTATGGAGAATTTAATTCAAAACGCATTAAAATATTCTTTAGAAAATGAGACGATTAATATCGAGTACAATAACAATTCTATTATTTTAAAAAATAAGACTTATTTTAATTTAAATGGAAATATTTCAGAGCTTTTTTTTCCATTTAAAAGAGGGGATAGTTTTATAAAAAAAGAAATAGATGGATCGGGATTAGGTCTTTATATTGTTAAAAATATTTTAGAATTATTAAATTTAAAATACGAAATAAATATAAGAGATAATTATTTTTATTTTATGATTTATCTAAATTAG
- a CDS encoding iron-containing alcohol dehydrogenase produces the protein MKDFNFKIPQNVQFGMGSLKKLPEILKENNSNHVFLISDRVLESIGVVKKIQDIIEAAGIKLTTYLEVIPNPTIDVVDEAADLYKKCEATSIVALGGGSPLDVAKAVGVLAKFGGEITDYEGLNKVPGPIVPIIAIPTTAGTGSEVTASSVITDESRNYKFSIVSYETLPKYAILDPELIMTSPASIAASCGVDALIHAIEAYLSKQASPFSDAMAEKAMELIGKNLRKFVKDRTDKEAACGMMAGSNFAGISFAWARLGNVHAMSHPVSAFYHVPHGVANSVLLPTVMEFNAITDKGRYEKIYNYIVEKNKETKNFKSEMLIEELKKLNSDLGIPKSLSDLGVKEESIEDMAKDAMKSGNVLANPRETTLEDMIELYRKAM, from the coding sequence ATGAAAGATTTTAATTTTAAAATACCACAAAACGTACAATTTGGAATGGGAAGTTTAAAAAAACTTCCAGAGATACTAAAAGAAAATAATTCAAATCATGTTTTTCTAATTTCAGATCGTGTACTTGAAAGTATTGGAGTTGTAAAAAAAATTCAAGATATAATTGAAGCTGCAGGAATAAAATTAACAACATATTTAGAAGTAATTCCTAATCCAACAATAGATGTTGTCGATGAAGCTGCAGATCTTTATAAAAAATGTGAAGCTACAAGTATCGTAGCTCTTGGGGGAGGAAGTCCTTTAGATGTAGCAAAAGCTGTAGGGGTTCTTGCTAAATTTGGAGGAGAGATTACCGATTATGAAGGACTAAATAAAGTTCCAGGACCGATTGTACCAATAATAGCAATTCCAACGACAGCAGGAACTGGAAGTGAAGTTACAGCATCTTCTGTAATAACTGATGAGTCTAGAAATTATAAATTTTCAATAGTTAGTTATGAAACTCTTCCAAAATATGCAATTCTAGATCCTGAGTTAATTATGACAAGTCCAGCATCAATAGCTGCATCATGTGGAGTAGATGCTTTAATTCATGCAATAGAAGCATATCTTTCAAAACAAGCTTCTCCTTTCTCAGATGCAATGGCAGAAAAAGCTATGGAATTGATTGGAAAAAATCTTCGTAAATTTGTTAAAGATAGAACTGATAAAGAGGCTGCATGTGGAATGATGGCAGGATCTAATTTTGCAGGAATTTCATTTGCGTGGGCAAGATTGGGGAATGTGCATGCTATGAGTCATCCTGTGAGTGCTTTTTATCACGTGCCTCATGGTGTTGCAAATTCAGTACTTCTTCCTACAGTAATGGAATTTAATGCAATAACAGATAAGGGACGTTATGAAAAAATTTATAATTACATTGTAGAAAAAAATAAAGAAACTAAAAACTTTAAATCTGAAATGCTTATCGAAGAGCTTAAGAAATTAAATTCTGATCTTGGAATTCCAAAATCTCTTTCAGATTTGGGTGTAAAAGAGGAATCTATAGAAGATATGGCAAAGGATGCTATGAAAAGTGGAAATGTTCTTGCAAATCCTAGAGAAACTACTTTAGAAGATATGATTGAACTTTATAGAAAAGCAATGTAG
- a CDS encoding CatA-like O-acetyltransferase: MFFKEINIEEWKRKEYFEHFTKNEPCTASITLKLDITNIKKLNLKVYPALIYALTKTVNQFEEFRTNKNSQGILGIYETLYPCYAYLKKGNELFTNLWSDSINSYSEFYNSYIHDTTEYGNIQKLIGKDNVPENSFSISMEPWFTFDGFNLNLKNGYDYFFPIFTLGKFFLDNEKYLIPLSIQVNHAVCDAFYLQRFLEKLEELINTDETFFDTPTTKVVDFTELAVK, from the coding sequence ATGTTTTTTAAAGAAATTAATATTGAAGAATGGAAAAGAAAAGAATATTTTGAACATTTTACTAAAAATGAACCATGTACTGCAAGTATAACTTTAAAACTTGATATTACTAATATTAAAAAGTTGAATTTAAAAGTTTATCCAGCATTAATTTATGCTTTAACCAAAACTGTTAATCAATTTGAAGAATTTAGAACGAATAAAAATTCTCAAGGTATTTTAGGTATTTATGAAACTTTATATCCTTGTTATGCTTATTTAAAAAAGGGAAATGAATTATTTACTAATCTTTGGAGTGATTCAATAAATTCTTATTCAGAGTTTTATAACTCTTATATTCATGATACAACAGAGTATGGTAATATTCAAAAATTAATAGGAAAAGATAATGTTCCTGAAAATAGCTTTTCAATTTCAATGGAACCATGGTTTACCTTTGATGGATTTAATTTAAATTTAAAAAATGGATATGATTATTTTTTTCCAATTTTTACTCTTGGGAAGTTTTTTTTAGATAATGAAAAATATTTAATTCCGTTATCTATTCAGGTTAATCATGCAGTTTGCGATGCTTTTTATCTTCAAAGATTCTTAGAGAAACTTGAAGAATTAATAAATACTGATGAAACATTTTTTGACACTCCCACCACTAAAGTAGTGGACTTTACGGAACTTGCTGTAAAATAA
- the hpfG gene encoding (2S)-3-sulfopropanediol dehydratase, which translates to MNLKEKHMPACGIEAFDKTYSLGYEVNHKDWSPFPRVNRLRQTFLNRPYDIDVERLRLVTEAYKKHETAPRKLQCAYAFENILMNTTLYIYDEDLILGEIAAPAKASPIYPEFSVSWIVDEILNSPFEKRSNDQFYIRNEEERKEILELCKYWEGKSINELITSRLDQEQKIGSHMGEKIFQTNNYHFAGIGHFAIDYNKLMTLGYDGVIAQVKKYLENLSKKDPEYGSKRDYYEATIIMLKASKKYILRYAKLAKDKSLVEKNSKRKQELEIMAENCFTIAGGTPKTFWQALQLFNFATTLILIEGNGHSISYGRMDQWLFPYYKKDMKKGNLTKEFALELIEVQYVKMNNPTKLKDKGTVKVRNGRGFGGESLTIGGVDKKGNDATNDLTMLMLEGSAHTRMMNPWVCVRMHEKTPYELKVKAVECIRAGYGHPKLFNDGPAIKAMLSKGMTLEEARDYCVVGCVEPSLPGKEFGWMDAGYVNTAKMMEMVINGGVTLDGKKIGPNTGSLDNYKNFTEVLESVDKQFEYWTDQLCSCLNITDEIHRIAKPTPYVSAFFEGCIESGKDMTEGGVKYNGTAPQGAGIATCADSLASIKKLVFDDKTYTGSQLLQAVKDNWEGHEKLYALVNSSKIPHYGNDNDYADDLFKYMFECYCKHIKGRENPRGGKFSPGVYTVNANVGMGLYTNASLDGRKNLEPISDNMGPVHTAGGSHDFSGPTALVNSVSKVDHSLASNGTLLNLRFPEEAVAGIEGRDILISFIDEYISKQGMHIQFNVMSAETMKAAQKDPKNYRDMLVRVAGYSAYFVELGKPLQDDLIQRTELRF; encoded by the coding sequence ATGAATCTAAAAGAAAAACATATGCCTGCGTGTGGAATAGAAGCTTTTGATAAAACTTATAGCCTTGGATATGAAGTAAATCACAAAGATTGGTCTCCTTTTCCAAGAGTTAATAGATTGAGACAAACATTTTTAAATAGACCTTATGATATAGACGTAGAAAGATTAAGATTAGTAACAGAAGCTTATAAAAAACATGAAACAGCTCCAAGAAAACTTCAATGTGCTTACGCTTTTGAAAATATCTTAATGAATACAACTCTTTATATTTATGATGAAGATTTAATTCTAGGTGAGATTGCTGCACCTGCAAAAGCATCCCCTATATATCCTGAATTTTCTGTAAGCTGGATTGTCGATGAAATATTAAATTCACCTTTTGAAAAAAGATCAAACGATCAATTTTATATTAGAAATGAAGAAGAAAGAAAAGAGATTCTTGAACTTTGTAAATATTGGGAAGGAAAATCAATTAATGAACTTATAACTTCAAGGCTTGATCAAGAACAAAAAATTGGTTCTCATATGGGAGAGAAAATATTTCAAACAAACAATTATCATTTCGCAGGAATTGGTCATTTTGCAATAGACTATAATAAACTTATGACTTTAGGATATGATGGAGTAATAGCTCAAGTAAAAAAATATTTAGAAAATCTTTCTAAAAAAGATCCTGAATATGGTTCTAAAAGAGATTATTATGAAGCAACTATAATAATGCTCAAAGCTTCTAAAAAGTATATTCTTCGTTATGCTAAATTAGCTAAAGACAAATCCCTTGTTGAAAAAAATTCTAAGAGAAAACAAGAGCTTGAAATTATGGCAGAAAATTGTTTCACTATAGCTGGTGGAACTCCAAAAACATTTTGGCAAGCATTACAACTTTTTAATTTTGCCACTACTCTTATCTTAATTGAAGGAAACGGACACTCTATTTCTTACGGTCGTATGGATCAATGGTTATTTCCATACTATAAGAAAGACATGAAAAAAGGTAATCTTACTAAAGAATTTGCTTTAGAGCTAATTGAAGTTCAATATGTAAAAATGAATAATCCTACAAAGTTAAAGGATAAAGGAACTGTTAAAGTAAGAAATGGGCGTGGATTTGGAGGAGAAAGTTTAACTATTGGTGGAGTAGATAAAAAAGGAAATGATGCAACTAATGACTTAACTATGTTAATGTTAGAAGGTTCTGCTCACACTCGTATGATGAATCCCTGGGTATGTGTGCGTATGCATGAAAAAACACCTTATGAGTTAAAAGTTAAAGCGGTTGAATGTATAAGAGCAGGTTATGGACATCCAAAACTATTTAATGATGGGCCTGCAATTAAAGCAATGTTAAGTAAAGGAATGACTCTTGAAGAAGCAAGAGATTATTGTGTTGTAGGATGTGTTGAACCTTCTCTTCCGGGAAAAGAATTTGGATGGATGGATGCAGGTTATGTAAATACAGCTAAAATGATGGAAATGGTAATAAACGGTGGAGTTACATTAGACGGTAAAAAAATAGGACCGAACACAGGAAGTTTAGATAACTATAAAAATTTTACAGAGGTCTTAGAAAGTGTTGATAAACAATTTGAATATTGGACAGATCAATTATGTAGCTGTTTAAATATTACAGATGAAATACACAGAATAGCTAAACCAACTCCTTATGTATCAGCTTTTTTTGAAGGGTGTATCGAGTCAGGAAAAGATATGACCGAAGGAGGAGTTAAATACAACGGAACTGCTCCTCAAGGTGCTGGAATTGCAACTTGTGCTGATTCCTTAGCCTCAATAAAAAAACTTGTATTTGATGATAAAACTTATACAGGTTCTCAATTATTACAAGCTGTTAAAGATAATTGGGAAGGACATGAAAAACTTTATGCTCTTGTAAATAGTTCTAAAATTCCACACTATGGAAATGATAATGACTATGCAGATGATTTATTTAAATATATGTTTGAATGTTATTGCAAACATATAAAAGGAAGAGAAAATCCTAGAGGTGGAAAATTTAGTCCTGGTGTTTATACTGTAAATGCCAATGTGGGGATGGGACTTTATACAAATGCATCTTTAGATGGACGTAAAAATTTAGAGCCTATTTCTGATAATATGGGGCCTGTTCATACCGCCGGAGGATCACATGATTTTTCAGGACCAACTGCTCTTGTAAATTCAGTTTCAAAAGTAGATCACAGTCTTGCAAGTAACGGAACTCTTTTAAATTTAAGATTTCCAGAAGAAGCTGTAGCAGGTATTGAAGGAAGAGATATACTTATAAGTTTTATAGATGAATACATATCTAAACAAGGAATGCATATTCAATTTAATGTGATGAGTGCTGAAACTATGAAGGCAGCTCAAAAAGATCCTAAAAATTATCGTGATATGCTTGTTCGAGTTGCAGGATATAGTGCATATTTTGTAGAATTAGGAAAACCTCTTCAAGATGATTTAATTCAACGTACAGAATTACGTTTCTAA